Proteins from a genomic interval of Equus quagga isolate Etosha38 chromosome 11, UCLA_HA_Equagga_1.0, whole genome shotgun sequence:
- the CCL5 gene encoding C-C motif chemokine 5 translates to MKVFAAALAVILATAAFCTPASASPYASDTTPCCFAYISRPLPRAHIQEYFYTSSKCSMPAVVFVTRKKRQVCANPEKKWVREYINTLEMS, encoded by the exons ATGAAGGTCTTCGCAGCTGCCCTGGCGGTCATCCTCGCCACTGCCGCCTTCTGCACTCCTGCATCTGCCTCCCCAT atGCCTCGGACACCACGCCCTGTTGCTTTGCCTACATCTCCCGCCCACTGCCCCGCGCCCACATCCAAGAGTATTTCTACACCAGCAGCAAGTGCTCTATGCCAGCAGTCGT CTTTGTCACCCGAAAGAAGCGCCAGGTGTGTGCCAATCCAGAGAAGAAATGGGTGCGAGAGTACATCAACACTTTGGAGATGAGCTAG